The genomic region GACGGTTCtaacgttttccattttgtacTGTTTGTTTCTGTCTTGTCCAGAAATTTGCAATCCTACTATCTCGGAATTAGATTCTGTCCTCGTTACATGTCCTGTCCATTGCAACTTAAGTGGTGCTTTTTGTCCGTGCACATTCAACTCTCTCGCTATGGATTCGTCGATCAAGGAGTAAGATGATCCTTCATCAAAGAAAGCGTAAATGGTTTTAGAGAGGTTTCCATGGTACAGTGTAACTGGAAGTATTCGGAACATAGGATTTGCAGTGTTTACGTCGTCGATATGCGTTGCACAGGCACTTACGGCTTCTCTCACCGATACCTCGGGATGGAGGAGCGTATGGTGCTTTATTCGACACCCGTCTACCGCGCAGCCTCGCCAGGATTTGCAGGGCCAGTTGCCATGGTCATTCAGGCACGTCCTGCAAAGGTGCTTCGACTCAACAAAGCTTAACCGTTCGGCCACCGTTGCCGCTTTGAACTGATCACATTCATAGATTCGATGTCCTTCTCTTTGGCACACCGTGCAAGATTTTCGTACTGGTGTTCGTATctgtggttgtggtggtggcttGATCGGCTGGGCATTAGGCGGAGCTTCGTGTACGTTTAAGGCGaccgtatttttccttctcttttctCCTATTCTACTAATTTCCTTAAGGTCGTTAGTCACTAGGCAAGCACGTTCGGCCATGCGCGAGGCAAATAGACTAAACCCTTCAAGCCCTTCCActgatttttcttcttggaaTGCGGAACAACTCAGCTTCATCTCTCCCGGTAGTTTATCTTCCAACTCCTCGAGTAGGGatggattttttaaatgctcAACTAATCCTGCGGCTCTCATGTGGTTTGTTAGGGCTTTCACGGTTAGCCCAAACTCGATCATAGTTCGCATTTTGTCCGGCTTTGGTGGAGGTAAATCTCGGATTTTATTCATTAGGGAGCGGATCAGCAAACTTGGTTTCCCATACACCATTTTTAGGGTTTTTATCACATCTTGCACGTTTTCTTTCAGCGTTAGTTGCTCTTTAACTAGCTCTAGCGCATTCCCTTTTAGGCACCTTTTCAGTCTGATGAGGTTTTCCGCGCTACTGAATCCGCTGAGCTGGAGCGGGAGAGGGCATCCTCGTGCGAATTTGGCCTTTGTCCACTCATCCCTTTGTTCGTACTAAGCCAGCATACTACCTTTTCACTGTAGCTGTCCTCGGTGCCTAAACGGCTTGGTAGAGAGAGTTGGCGCATCAGTTCTCGCTTCTTCTCCAGCGACTCTCGGCGAGCGTTTTGTTCTCGAGCGATGAGTTCCGCCTCTGCCTTCATCTCTATCTCTCGACGAAGGTTCTCCTCTTCGGcgagctttcttttttcctccaactGTCGGGCCGACTCTTCGTTCTTGCGACGCAGCATCTCTCTCTGCTCCTGTATCTCCCGTTCTTTAAagcttctttcttcttctatcAGCTTTAACTGCTCTCTAACATCCGTTGAGAGGCAGGTAGAGGTGATACTTTTAACCGTACCCCGTTCGTTCTTCCTAGTCGATGCCGTTGACCCCTTCCTCGACCGCGTGGAAGGTTTTAAGCCGGCGGATCCTCGATCTTCACGGAACTTGGCGGCCGTGGATTCCTGCTTGTCCTTGCACTTGGAGCACACGTATTTTGTATCGGGGTCTTTGTTCCCGTCGAACAGTCCCGCACATTCGGCATGCTCCCACTTATTGCACAAACAGCAATGCTCCATCATGGCCCCGTCCTGTGGTCGGTCACacagctggcacgttggcttCACTTCCATCtcctttctttcttcaccGAGAAGGATTTCAGAAGTTGTTGGGATGATTCTCTTTAACCAAAAGGGCGGTTCTGAAACTATTAATTTTACATgttacatacattttatgtCATTTACATGTACATTACTCTTCCTTGCTACTTACTCCTCTCCCCCTCTGTCCTTCTAATTTCGGTGGTTCTTTGCTTTACTCACTTTACTCACTTTCTTATCGCACTTATCACTGGTACTTCTATTTCGCTACTACCCGATTGAGACCCTGCCTTTCCCTTTTATACGGTGCAGGATCCCAATCGGGTAGGAACACTCACTCCTGGGGTGTCGAACGATCGTCGCAacactatttatttttcttcatatttgaTAGCCCAGCAGCAGGTGCTGGTTTTCCCGCTCTCCAAATCAGAACGCGCTGCGGAAGTTCAGCACCCTCCCCAACCGGTGGACAAATGGTTGCAGCATAACAGTTTTATCGGTTTCCTATCGCGATAAAATCCGGCAAACCGGCACGGCCAAAGGACAAGGGACAAAGTTGTTTGGGTTTCGCATTAGTGGTCTTGCCGCCCACTAACAACACGCTTCCTTGCGACCGGCGCACGCTAGGTGACGGTAAAGCATGCAATAAATCTACCGGGGAAACCTCGCACCCTAGAGCCAGGCTTTTCTTCCCGTCTTTGCTTTCGATCGGCGGGATACATATTGATGCATGCCCTTTTTCCCCAGTGAGCCACGCTGTTTCGCGTGAGTAAGCAAATGCACGGCGCCATAAAACCGCCAGAGCTAAGCAGTTGCATCAGAAACGGGCACGGGGGTTTTAGCTTATCGCCAAGGCAAACATCGTGTCGAGCACATAAGAGGAACGTGCTGGTGTTTGCTGGAGTAGCTGGTAACGAGGGTTTATGGAAATGTAACGTAGATGGTTCCAAAAAGCGAAACTAGATACAATATTTAAGCAGCTGATAATGATGGCTGCAACACATGTGTGAACCCTGATTTCATGTAATATTAGACGTCTAGACGTATTGATGGAAAACTGTTTTATAATGAAAAACTGTTTTATAATGAAAAACTAGTATAAGAAACCTTAAATCCTTCAGTTGAGCTTATATATTTACCTTAAGTTTATCTGTTGTAGTAAACATGATGACGGCTTGAAACGAGTAATCCATTCATAAGTTTTGCTCTTCTTTTGTTATCATATCATATTTTCAACGTAGCACTTTCCACTTACATGTTCACTGTTGGCGAATTTTCACACTATTTTTACACAAAAGGGCTAGATAGATTGGTATCTTATTTAAAATAGCTTCTAAATACACATTCTGTCACTACAAGCTCTGCACAACTTTTTCTTGGCCAGAGTTCACGACAGATATTGTTATTTAggttgatttttcaatttgcatcAACCTTCAATTGGTGAACTTTCTTTTCCGTATCAGAAAACGATTTAAATGTAACTGAAAATCAGTTTAATTTTAGTACACTTCATCTTAAATTTTCTCATAACATTCTCTTCATTCAACATAACATAAATCGGCCTAAAAGTACTACCACGATTCATCACGCCAACACAATACAGTAGTTTTTCCAATCGGAATGTAATCTAGGCTAACTGACTGCAAAACACTCTTACACAAATAAGTATGGTATCTTTCATGCTAGCATAGCATCGCCGTTTTGACGTTTTTccagacgataaacattcaatAAATGCACTAGATTATTGATTTATCGTTCTACCTATGGTGAAGAGAGTTCGGAGAACATTTAGTTTAGAAATTATGGGGTACGCATTTCACTTTATCAGGTACGAAACAAGGGTTTTGTGTGGAAATAACTCAACCGcttatttttatagatatctTGCTTAAAGGAAATCGAACCGATGCAACGGGAATCACTACGAGCAACGTCAAAATACATGACAACTCTCAACGTAAACTCTGGCAACAATAAGAGAACAAACAGCACAATTGCTTC from Anopheles coustani chromosome 3, idAnoCousDA_361_x.2, whole genome shotgun sequence harbors:
- the LOC131259424 gene encoding DDRGK domain-containing protein 1-like; its protein translation is MEHCCLCNKWEHAECAGLFDGNKDPDTKYVCSKCKDKQESTAAKFREDRGSAGLKPSTRSRKGSTASTRKNERGTVKSITSTCLSTDVREQLKLIEEERSFKEREIQEQREMLRRKNEESARQLEEKRKLAEEENLRREIEMKAEAELIAREQNARRESLEKKRELMRQLSLPSRLGTEDSYSEKVVCWLSTNKGMSGQRPNSHEDALSRSSSADSVARKTSSD